The Paraburkholderia sabiae genome includes a region encoding these proteins:
- a CDS encoding NAD-dependent succinate-semialdehyde dehydrogenase: MPDLKDSSLLRTQCLIGGEWRAARDGRTFDVTDPATGALIASVPSMTAVETREAIAAAEAALPAWRALTAKARAALLRKWHDLMLEHQDDLALLMTAEQGKPLAEAKAEIAFAASFIEWFAEEARRVDGDVIATPANDRRLVTIRQPVGVCAAITPWNFPAAMITRKAGPALAAGCTMVLKPASQTPFSALALAVLAERAGIPAGVLNVVTGDPQPIAEELTGNPVVRKLSFTGSTGIGARLMEQGARHIQKLSLELGGNAPFIVFDDADLDAAIEGALISKYRNAGQTCVCANRFYVQAGIYEAFVDKLATRVQALRCGDGREPSTQIGPLIDGRALAKVSELVTDARAQGAKVLCGGEALALNDDSTPRHYAPTVLTNVTPSMRVAREEIFGPVAPVMRFTDEQDVIALANDTEFGLASYFYTRDMARVWRVAEALEFGMVGINTGLISTAEAPFGGVKQSGVGREGSKYGIDEYLEMKYLCMQVA; the protein is encoded by the coding sequence ATGCCTGATCTGAAAGACTCTTCCCTGCTGCGCACGCAATGCCTGATCGGCGGCGAGTGGCGCGCGGCGCGCGACGGCCGCACCTTCGACGTCACCGATCCCGCGACGGGCGCGCTGATCGCCAGCGTGCCGTCGATGACAGCCGTCGAAACGCGCGAAGCCATCGCCGCAGCGGAAGCGGCGCTGCCCGCGTGGCGCGCGTTGACGGCCAAAGCGCGCGCCGCGTTGCTGCGCAAATGGCACGACCTGATGCTCGAACATCAGGACGATCTCGCGCTGCTGATGACGGCCGAACAAGGCAAGCCGCTCGCAGAAGCGAAAGCCGAGATCGCGTTTGCCGCGAGCTTCATCGAATGGTTCGCGGAGGAAGCGCGGCGTGTCGACGGCGATGTGATCGCGACGCCTGCAAACGACCGCCGGCTCGTGACGATCCGTCAGCCCGTCGGCGTGTGCGCGGCGATCACGCCGTGGAACTTCCCGGCCGCGATGATCACGCGCAAGGCAGGCCCGGCGCTCGCGGCAGGCTGCACGATGGTGCTCAAGCCTGCATCGCAGACGCCGTTCTCGGCGCTGGCGCTCGCCGTGCTGGCCGAACGCGCGGGCATCCCGGCGGGCGTGCTGAACGTCGTGACGGGCGATCCGCAGCCGATCGCCGAAGAACTCACGGGCAATCCTGTCGTGCGCAAGCTGTCGTTCACCGGCTCGACGGGCATCGGCGCGCGGCTGATGGAGCAGGGCGCTCGGCATATCCAGAAGTTGTCGCTGGAACTCGGCGGCAATGCGCCGTTCATCGTGTTCGACGATGCCGACCTCGACGCGGCCATCGAAGGCGCGCTGATCTCGAAGTACCGTAACGCCGGTCAAACCTGCGTGTGCGCAAACCGTTTCTACGTGCAGGCCGGCATCTACGAAGCGTTCGTCGACAAGCTCGCGACGCGCGTGCAGGCGCTGCGTTGCGGCGACGGACGCGAGCCGTCGACGCAGATCGGCCCGCTGATCGACGGCCGCGCGCTGGCCAAGGTGAGCGAACTCGTGACGGACGCCCGCGCGCAAGGCGCGAAAGTGCTGTGCGGCGGCGAAGCGCTCGCGCTCAACGACGACAGCACGCCGCGCCACTACGCGCCGACCGTGCTGACGAACGTCACACCGTCGATGCGCGTCGCGCGCGAAGAAATCTTCGGCCCCGTCGCGCCCGTCATGCGCTTCACCGACGAGCAGGACGTGATCGCGCTCGCCAACGACACCGAGTTCGGTCTCGCCAGCTACTTCTACACGCGCGACATGGCACGCGTCTGGCGTGTGGCGGAAGCACTGGAGTTCGGCATGGTCGGCATCAACACCGGATTGATCTCGACGGCGGAAGCGCCGTTCGGCGGCGTGAAGCAGTCGGGCGTCGGACGCGAGGGTTCAAAATACGGCATCGACGAATATCTGGAAATGAAGTACCTGTGCATGCAAGTGGCGTAA
- a CDS encoding SMP-30/gluconolactonase/LRE family protein: protein MSSSDLRCVLDARAQLGECPRWDERERVLYWVDILEPALHRFDPATGIDKAFALPEHIGCFSLAEEGGFIAGLRSGVWLLDEAARPVRQLAANPEDVRTSRFNDGRCDASGRFFAGTIDEPKAGGNAHLYRFADGELQALSAGLLTSNGLAFSPDNRWLYHSDTPNFTIYRRAYDLATGACGDAEVWARIQPTADDRGRPDGAAIDAEGYYWSAFYEGGRVVRFAPDGSVDAVYPVPVRCPTMCAFGGDDLRTLYITSARAGRSADELEREPLAGGLFAMRTDVPGLPEPRWRASASKSA from the coding sequence TCGACGCCCGTGCCCAACTCGGCGAATGTCCTCGCTGGGACGAGCGTGAGCGCGTGCTGTACTGGGTCGATATTCTCGAACCGGCGCTGCATCGCTTCGATCCCGCGACGGGCATCGACAAGGCATTTGCGCTGCCGGAGCACATCGGCTGCTTTTCGCTCGCTGAAGAAGGCGGCTTTATCGCGGGCTTGCGCTCGGGCGTCTGGTTGCTCGACGAAGCCGCGCGTCCCGTCCGGCAACTCGCCGCCAACCCGGAAGACGTTCGCACGAGCCGCTTCAACGATGGCCGATGCGATGCGTCAGGCCGTTTTTTCGCGGGCACGATCGACGAACCGAAGGCGGGCGGCAATGCGCATCTCTACCGGTTCGCGGACGGCGAACTGCAAGCGCTGAGCGCGGGCCTGCTGACGTCGAATGGCCTCGCGTTCAGTCCGGACAATCGTTGGCTCTATCACTCCGACACGCCCAACTTCACGATCTACCGCCGCGCGTACGACCTCGCGACGGGCGCATGCGGTGACGCCGAAGTATGGGCGCGAATCCAGCCGACGGCAGACGATCGCGGCCGCCCGGACGGCGCGGCCATCGACGCCGAAGGCTACTACTGGAGCGCGTTCTACGAAGGCGGGCGCGTGGTCCGCTTCGCGCCGGACGGTTCCGTCGATGCCGTGTATCCCGTGCCCGTGCGCTGCCCGACGATGTGCGCGTTCGGCGGCGACGATCTGCGCACGCTGTACATCACGTCGGCGCGCGCGGGCCGCAGCGCCGACGAACTCGAACGCGAGCCGCTGGCGGGCGGCCTGTTTGCGATGCGCACGGACGTGCCGGGGTTGCCCGAACCACGCTGGCGCGCATCTGCGTCCAAATCCGCATGA
- a CDS encoding sulfite exporter TauE/SafE family protein, with the protein MSLSPFLHHLLFAACVATATFTQSLTGFAFGLVLLGLVAVFHLAPLPVAANVVTVMVLANAALLVRGVPDLPRRLLAPSYGSSLVGVAIGACLLAWLSDNAIGVVRFALGLAILACSLLLVVQTKPRAQVASPGTFAFYGCISGVMGGVFASAGPPMVFHLYRQPLDRVVVRDTLVLLFAVNAVLRLVIVLAQGRFDAASLALSAEALPVVLTVTWLARRYPPNWSPTAVRRVVFVLLAIAGASLVAPAVTGATAQAHAKVSAASHQLRNFTA; encoded by the coding sequence GTGAGCCTCAGTCCGTTCCTGCACCATCTGCTGTTCGCGGCGTGCGTCGCGACCGCGACGTTCACGCAAAGCCTGACGGGATTCGCGTTCGGCCTCGTGCTGCTCGGCCTCGTCGCGGTGTTTCATCTCGCGCCGCTGCCTGTCGCGGCCAACGTGGTGACGGTGATGGTGCTCGCCAACGCGGCCTTGCTCGTGCGCGGCGTGCCTGATTTGCCGCGCCGTCTGCTTGCGCCTTCATATGGCAGCAGCCTGGTCGGCGTCGCAATCGGCGCATGTCTGCTCGCATGGCTGTCCGATAACGCGATCGGCGTGGTGCGCTTCGCACTGGGACTCGCGATTCTCGCGTGCAGCCTGTTGCTCGTCGTGCAGACGAAGCCGCGCGCGCAGGTTGCGTCGCCCGGCACGTTCGCTTTCTACGGCTGTATTTCCGGCGTAATGGGCGGCGTGTTCGCGAGCGCCGGTCCGCCGATGGTGTTCCACCTCTATCGCCAGCCGCTCGATCGCGTGGTCGTGCGCGACACGCTGGTGCTGCTGTTCGCAGTGAATGCCGTGCTACGGCTCGTGATCGTGCTCGCACAAGGGCGTTTCGATGCAGCGTCGCTGGCGCTGAGCGCAGAAGCGTTGCCCGTCGTGCTGACGGTCACGTGGCTCGCGCGCCGCTATCCGCCCAACTGGTCGCCGACGGCAGTGCGGCGCGTCGTCTTCGTGCTGCTGGCGATCGCCGGCGCGAGCCTCGTGGCGCCCGCCGTCACCGGCGCGACCGCGCAGGCGCACGCGAAGGTCAGCGCGGCATCCCATCAACTTCGTAATTTCACGGCGTGA
- a CDS encoding solute:sodium symporter family transporter has translation MIFTILSFAFFTALVGFVSYLFTRRAKDHGARGYFMASGGLTGWFIAGSMMLTNLSAEQMVGLNGDAYAHNLSAMAWECTAAVATVALAMFFLPRYLRGGFSTLPQFLEERFDSTTRRVVSAFFVIGYMLVANPSGLYLGAITFNQVFGVQALLGTSYASTITILVWMSGIIGALYAIFGGLRAVAVSDTINGVGLLVAGLMVPVLGLFALGHGDFFAGVHTIATQAPEKLSAIGGPHDSVPFGTLFTGMIFANLFYWCTNQAIVQRTFAAKSLAEGQKGVLLSGLMKLLVPLVMMLPGVVAFHLYAQHPLGRPDLAYPQLVTDVLPWWAKGFFIAVLFGTVMSHFNAVINSTATLIAFDFYRVWKPEASDEKLIRVGKTASVVIAVVSLLVAPLLMYAPDGIYTVMRRFTGFYNIPIIAVVLVGFFSKKIGAFPAKMVLLLHVIVYTLGILVFQVDKLLGINFIHIMGILFVCEVTLMVVLGMRHQRAKVYEPQLRQTGDLTPWRHASTMSVFLLAMLVSIYLTLSPIGVARHGGVTTQYEVLMVLTWCVAIGLVALFRRRASAGGRALAWNQSPSESNGH, from the coding sequence ATGATTTTCACCATACTGAGTTTTGCGTTTTTTACCGCGCTGGTCGGCTTCGTGTCGTACCTGTTCACGCGGCGCGCGAAGGATCACGGCGCGCGCGGCTACTTCATGGCGAGCGGCGGACTCACAGGCTGGTTCATCGCCGGCTCGATGATGCTGACCAATCTTTCGGCCGAGCAGATGGTGGGTCTGAACGGCGACGCCTACGCGCACAACCTGTCGGCGATGGCGTGGGAATGCACGGCTGCTGTGGCGACCGTCGCGCTCGCGATGTTCTTCCTGCCGCGCTATCTCCGTGGCGGCTTTTCGACCTTGCCGCAATTCCTCGAAGAGCGTTTCGATTCGACGACGCGTCGCGTGGTCAGCGCGTTCTTCGTGATCGGCTACATGCTGGTCGCGAATCCGTCGGGTCTGTATCTCGGCGCGATCACGTTCAACCAGGTGTTCGGCGTGCAGGCGCTGCTCGGCACGTCGTACGCGAGCACGATCACGATTCTCGTGTGGATGTCGGGGATCATCGGCGCGCTGTATGCGATTTTCGGCGGACTGCGCGCGGTCGCCGTGTCGGACACGATCAACGGCGTCGGCCTGCTGGTCGCCGGTCTGATGGTGCCTGTGCTCGGCCTGTTCGCGCTCGGTCACGGCGACTTCTTCGCGGGCGTGCACACCATCGCGACGCAAGCGCCCGAGAAACTCTCCGCCATCGGCGGCCCGCACGATTCGGTGCCGTTCGGCACGCTGTTCACGGGGATGATCTTCGCGAACCTGTTCTACTGGTGTACGAACCAGGCGATCGTGCAGCGCACGTTCGCAGCGAAAAGCCTCGCGGAAGGTCAGAAGGGCGTGCTGCTGTCGGGCCTGATGAAGCTGCTCGTGCCGCTCGTCATGATGCTGCCGGGCGTGGTCGCGTTTCATCTGTATGCGCAGCATCCGCTGGGCCGTCCGGACCTCGCGTATCCGCAACTCGTCACCGACGTGCTGCCGTGGTGGGCCAAAGGCTTCTTTATCGCAGTGCTGTTCGGCACGGTGATGAGCCACTTCAACGCCGTGATCAACAGCACGGCGACGCTGATCGCATTCGACTTCTATCGCGTGTGGAAACCCGAAGCGAGCGATGAAAAGCTGATCCGCGTCGGCAAGACGGCAAGCGTCGTGATCGCCGTCGTGTCGCTGCTCGTCGCGCCGCTGCTGATGTACGCGCCGGACGGCATCTACACGGTGATGCGCCGCTTCACCGGCTTCTACAACATCCCCATCATCGCCGTCGTGCTGGTGGGCTTCTTCAGCAAGAAGATCGGCGCGTTCCCCGCGAAGATGGTGTTGCTGCTGCATGTGATCGTCTACACGCTCGGCATTCTCGTGTTCCAGGTCGACAAGCTGCTCGGCATCAACTTCATCCACATCATGGGCATTCTGTTCGTGTGCGAAGTCACGCTGATGGTGGTGCTCGGCATGCGCCACCAACGCGCGAAGGTCTACGAGCCGCAGCTGCGTCAAACGGGCGATCTCACGCCGTGGCGTCATGCCAGCACGATGAGCGTGTTCCTGCTCGCGATGCTGGTGAGCATCTACCTGACGCTGTCGCCGATCGGTGTCGCGCGGCATGGCGGCGTGACGACCCAGTACGAAGTCCTGATGGTGCTGACGTGGTGTGTGGCGATCGGACTGGTCGCGCTGTTCCGTCGACGTGCATCGGCGGGCGGGCGCGCGCTGGCGTGGAACCAGTCGCCGAGCGAATCGAACGGACACTGA
- a CDS encoding alpha-glucosidase: MNWQTEAGGKLVLRVAGRTLFEHAPDAPAVFVGHGVETIDMYRGNFDISDYVEERVALRDARFTQQADGSARIELARNAEAAGELTIVASESAHGVQLALSTSGDAINRVWWRVPAQRDEHVWGCGEQMSYFDLRGRNFPLWTSEPGVGRDKSTHLTWQADTTSKSGGDYYNTNYPQPTFVSSQKYCLHAETTAYADFDFRHDERHELQFWAVPERLEFILADDFITLVERISQRFGRQPALPAWVMDGAILGLKNGRDHAQTIMEQSRAAGLKVSGLWCEDWVGIRQTSFGKRLFWDWRWNETRYPDHAEWVKQLNADGVRFLGYVNPYLCNDGTLYGEAKAAGYLATREDGSDYLVDFGEFDCGVVDFTNPAAARWFEERVIRDEMLNKGLDGWMADFGEYLPTDVTLANGIDAKLMHNAWPTLWAQVNARAIEGAGRTGDAVFFMRAGYTGVQAHCPLLWAGDQSVDFTRHDGLQTVICGALSSGLLGNAYHHSDIGGYTSLFGNTRTPELFQRWAEMAAFTPMMRTHEGNRPDSNFQFWQDANVLAHFARMTRVFVALKPYVQGLVDEAAARGLPLQRPLFLHYEHDQATYAIQDHYLYGRDLLVAPVHAANATQWRVYLPQGDAWTHLWSGTRYEGGQHVDVAAPLGEPPVFVRHGAAREAQLLELAKDAA, translated from the coding sequence ATGAACTGGCAGACAGAAGCGGGCGGCAAACTCGTGTTGCGCGTGGCAGGCCGCACGCTCTTCGAACATGCGCCGGATGCGCCCGCAGTGTTCGTGGGACACGGCGTCGAGACGATCGACATGTACCGCGGCAACTTCGACATCAGCGACTACGTCGAAGAGCGCGTCGCACTGCGCGATGCGCGCTTCACGCAGCAAGCAGACGGCAGCGCGCGCATCGAACTGGCGCGCAATGCGGAAGCCGCTGGCGAACTGACGATCGTCGCCAGCGAGTCGGCACACGGCGTGCAGCTTGCGTTGTCCACGTCGGGCGACGCGATCAACCGCGTCTGGTGGCGTGTACCCGCGCAACGCGATGAACACGTGTGGGGCTGCGGCGAGCAGATGTCGTACTTCGATCTGCGCGGCCGCAACTTTCCGCTGTGGACGTCGGAGCCGGGCGTTGGCCGCGACAAGAGCACGCATCTGACGTGGCAGGCCGACACAACCTCGAAATCAGGCGGCGACTACTACAACACGAACTATCCGCAGCCGACGTTCGTGTCGTCGCAGAAGTACTGTCTGCACGCAGAAACGACGGCCTACGCGGACTTCGATTTCCGTCACGACGAGCGCCACGAACTGCAATTCTGGGCCGTTCCCGAGCGGCTCGAATTCATCCTCGCCGACGATTTCATCACGCTCGTCGAGCGCATTTCGCAACGCTTCGGTCGTCAGCCCGCGCTGCCTGCATGGGTGATGGACGGCGCGATCCTCGGCCTGAAGAACGGCCGCGATCACGCGCAGACGATCATGGAACAAAGCCGTGCAGCGGGCCTGAAAGTGAGCGGCCTGTGGTGCGAAGACTGGGTCGGCATCCGGCAGACGTCGTTCGGCAAGCGTCTCTTCTGGGACTGGCGCTGGAACGAAACGCGCTATCCCGATCACGCCGAATGGGTGAAGCAGCTGAACGCAGACGGCGTGCGTTTTCTCGGCTACGTGAACCCGTATCTGTGCAACGACGGCACGCTGTACGGCGAAGCGAAGGCAGCGGGCTACCTCGCAACGCGCGAAGACGGCAGCGATTACCTGGTCGACTTCGGCGAGTTCGATTGCGGCGTAGTGGACTTCACGAATCCCGCGGCGGCGCGCTGGTTCGAAGAGCGCGTGATCCGCGACGAGATGCTGAACAAAGGGCTCGACGGCTGGATGGCGGACTTCGGCGAATATCTGCCGACGGACGTGACGCTTGCCAACGGCATCGATGCAAAGCTGATGCACAACGCGTGGCCGACGCTGTGGGCGCAGGTCAACGCACGCGCGATCGAAGGCGCGGGCCGCACGGGCGACGCCGTGTTCTTCATGCGCGCGGGCTACACGGGCGTGCAGGCGCATTGTCCGCTGCTGTGGGCAGGCGACCAGTCCGTCGACTTCACACGTCACGATGGCTTGCAGACGGTGATCTGCGGCGCGCTGTCGTCTGGTTTGCTGGGCAATGCGTATCACCATAGCGATATCGGCGGATATACGAGCCTGTTCGGCAACACGCGCACGCCCGAACTGTTCCAGCGCTGGGCCGAAATGGCCGCCTTCACGCCGATGATGCGCACGCACGAAGGCAATCGTCCCGATTCGAATTTCCAGTTCTGGCAGGACGCCAATGTGCTCGCGCACTTCGCACGGATGACGCGCGTGTTCGTCGCGCTCAAGCCGTATGTGCAAGGTCTCGTCGATGAAGCGGCGGCGCGCGGTCTGCCGTTGCAGCGTCCACTGTTCCTGCATTACGAGCACGATCAGGCGACGTACGCGATCCAGGACCATTACCTGTACGGCCGCGATCTGCTCGTCGCGCCGGTGCATGCGGCCAACGCCACGCAATGGCGTGTGTATCTGCCGCAAGGCGATGCGTGGACGCATCTGTGGAGCGGCACGCGTTACGAAGGCGGCCAGCATGTCGACGTCGCCGCGCCGCTCGGCGAGCCGCCTGTTTTCGTTCGACATGGCGCGGCGCGCGAGGCGCAACTGCTTGAACTGGCGAAGGACGCAGCGTGA